Proteins encoded within one genomic window of Polynucleobacter duraquae:
- a CDS encoding amidohydrolase, with protein MKFSSKLLSAILIVQCAFVFAKSEADMIFYGGDIVTMNKSQATAEAVAVQGGKIIKVGSLTKLKALQGQSTKLINLNGQTLMPGLVEPHVHIIGTAFSEEIFLNLSNFTMPHDTLDSLVAKLTAYSKNFKDGEWINAFGVDPSRTEPFMSELTADILDKVSTTKPIFVMNQSMHIAYVNHKALEMAGLTDSSPDPKGGKLLRDSKGRLTGVVYESPAFYLFLDKMPQPTQEVVEQAVAKVGQRLVSKGVTTSAEITVGGYLGVDKEYALFNAMTQSGKLPVRVRGYMYSNAYPTTNNKYKPGQGDDTFKLIGVKIVADGSNQGLTGAMIKPYDYPAGTSNTGTLNFTEQELYDLAKPRFDEGWQLSVHSNGDRSIEQTLNVFARLVTKPSDAKTRLRIEHFTVATETQIAKAAKLGVVPGFTIGHTDYWGEAFHNHLIGPERADRIDPSASLIKKGMHFAYHSDSPVSPIHPLKYASEGAARLWQVTPQKVLNPSQKISINNSLKAITIDAAYQLKMDDKIGSIQEGKYADFAIVNQNPMKTDAYKIRDIEVNETWVNGKQVFKK; from the coding sequence ATGAAATTTTCATCAAAATTACTTTCTGCCATATTGATAGTCCAATGCGCGTTTGTTTTTGCAAAAAGCGAGGCAGACATGATTTTTTATGGTGGCGATATTGTCACGATGAATAAATCACAAGCTACTGCAGAGGCTGTAGCGGTTCAAGGTGGAAAAATCATCAAGGTTGGCTCTCTGACTAAGCTTAAGGCCTTACAAGGGCAAAGTACAAAGTTGATTAACTTGAATGGGCAAACTTTGATGCCAGGTTTAGTTGAACCACATGTACACATCATAGGCACCGCATTTTCAGAAGAGATCTTCCTCAATCTCTCCAACTTCACAATGCCCCATGACACATTAGATAGTTTGGTGGCGAAGCTCACTGCATATAGTAAAAACTTTAAAGATGGTGAATGGATTAATGCCTTTGGCGTTGACCCATCCAGAACAGAACCATTTATGTCTGAATTAACCGCGGACATACTAGATAAGGTATCCACCACTAAGCCTATCTTTGTTATGAATCAAAGTATGCATATTGCTTACGTAAATCACAAGGCCCTAGAAATGGCAGGATTAACTGATTCCAGCCCCGATCCCAAGGGTGGTAAGTTACTTAGAGATAGCAAGGGGCGTTTAACTGGTGTGGTTTATGAATCACCTGCTTTTTATTTATTCCTCGATAAGATGCCTCAGCCCACACAAGAGGTGGTCGAACAGGCGGTGGCCAAGGTTGGCCAAAGGCTCGTTAGCAAGGGCGTCACCACTTCAGCAGAAATTACGGTTGGCGGGTACCTTGGGGTTGATAAGGAATATGCCCTGTTTAATGCCATGACCCAAAGTGGCAAGCTTCCAGTTCGGGTGAGAGGTTATATGTATTCAAATGCATATCCAACTACAAACAATAAGTACAAACCAGGGCAAGGTGATGACACCTTTAAATTAATCGGCGTCAAAATTGTGGCTGATGGCTCCAATCAAGGCCTTACTGGTGCAATGATTAAGCCGTACGACTATCCAGCAGGTACAAGCAATACGGGCACCCTCAACTTCACTGAGCAAGAACTTTATGATCTTGCTAAACCCAGATTTGATGAGGGTTGGCAACTTTCCGTTCACTCAAATGGTGATAGATCAATTGAGCAAACTTTGAATGTTTTTGCGAGGTTAGTTACAAAACCAAGCGATGCTAAAACAAGATTAAGAATTGAGCACTTCACTGTAGCAACTGAAACGCAGATTGCTAAAGCGGCAAAGCTTGGAGTTGTTCCTGGCTTTACTATTGGGCACACCGACTATTGGGGTGAAGCGTTTCATAATCATCTCATTGGGCCAGAAAGAGCTGATCGAATTGACCCTAGCGCGAGCTTGATTAAAAAGGGTATGCATTTTGCATACCATAGTGACTCTCCTGTCTCACCAATTCATCCGCTTAAGTACGCCTCCGAAGGTGCTGCTCGCTTATGGCAAGTCACACCCCAAAAAGTGCTAAATCCAAGTCAGAAGATTTCCATCAATAATTCGCTAAAAGCCATCACGATTGATGCCGCCTATCAGTTAAAGATGGATGACAAAATTGGATCGATTCAGGAAGGCAAATACGCTGACTTCGCTATCGTGAATCAGAATCCAATGAAAACGGATGCCTACAAAATTAGAGATATTGAAGTGAATGAAACCTGGGTTAATGGAAAACAGGTATTTAAGAAGTAG
- a CDS encoding TRAP transporter substrate-binding protein translates to MQRRSFLKKATIGAGAAALAAPTIAQSLPTLNWRLVSSFPKSLDTLFGTPELFASALRKATDGKFNVKVFAAGEVVPALQVLDAVQNGTVECGHTASYYYLGKNSAFIFDTAAPFGMTARQQTAWMLHGNGMKLMRELYASYNIVNFLGGQTGTQMGGWFRKEIKSPEDLKGLKFRIAGFAGQALAKLGVVPQQLPAGEIYSALEKGTIDAAEFVGPYDDEKLGLAKVAKNYYYPAFWEGAAGLSFLVNKKQWDSLPPSYQAAWEAACFEAHVDMCAKYDALNPPALQRLVQGGAVLRKFNTSVMDACFKASQETYAEESAKNPQFKKIFEDYRVFRNMEAQWFNLAEQAFSQYSFAKKL, encoded by the coding sequence ATGCAAAGACGTTCCTTTTTAAAGAAAGCCACTATCGGTGCGGGTGCAGCAGCATTAGCTGCGCCAACGATTGCGCAGAGTTTGCCAACGCTTAATTGGCGTTTGGTCTCTAGCTTTCCTAAATCTTTAGATACTTTATTTGGTACCCCAGAACTATTTGCCAGCGCTTTGCGCAAAGCAACAGATGGTAAGTTCAATGTCAAAGTATTTGCTGCTGGTGAAGTGGTTCCAGCGCTACAGGTATTGGATGCGGTTCAAAACGGTACGGTGGAGTGTGGCCATACCGCCAGCTATTACTACCTAGGCAAGAACAGCGCATTTATTTTTGATACGGCGGCACCTTTTGGTATGACGGCACGCCAGCAAACTGCTTGGATGTTGCATGGCAATGGCATGAAGCTGATGCGTGAGCTCTACGCCAGCTACAACATTGTTAATTTCTTAGGCGGACAAACTGGTACCCAGATGGGCGGTTGGTTTCGTAAAGAAATTAAATCTCCGGAAGATCTAAAAGGACTTAAATTTCGTATCGCTGGTTTTGCAGGGCAAGCGCTTGCAAAGTTAGGTGTAGTGCCACAACAGTTACCTGCTGGTGAAATTTACTCAGCACTAGAAAAAGGCACGATTGATGCCGCTGAATTTGTTGGCCCTTATGATGATGAGAAATTAGGTTTAGCTAAGGTTGCGAAAAATTATTACTACCCTGCATTTTGGGAGGGTGCGGCTGGACTCTCATTCTTGGTGAATAAGAAGCAGTGGGATTCATTGCCACCCTCATACCAAGCGGCATGGGAAGCCGCTTGCTTTGAGGCGCATGTGGATATGTGCGCTAAGTACGATGCCTTAAATCCACCAGCGCTACAGCGCTTAGTTCAAGGTGGTGCGGTATTGCGTAAGTTCAATACCTCTGTCATGGATGCCTGCTTTAAGGCAAGCCAAGAAACCTATGCAGAAGAGTCTGCTAAGAATCCCCAATTCAAGAAGATTTTCGAGGACTATCGCGTTTTCAGAAACATGGAAGCGCAGTGGTTTAACTTAGCAGAGCAAGCATTCTCTCAATATAGCTTTGCTAAGAAGCTGTAA
- the pmbA gene encoding metalloprotease PmbA, which produces MFTHSSNQFQEIIDFMLTEAKRRGASDAVSEVSEGQGLSVTVRKGEVETIEQSLDKQVGVTVFLGHRRGNASTSDFSKDSLKATVEAAYHIAQHTAEDLCAGPAEKELLEKHPLDLDLFHPWDLDSATAIDIARTAEGAAFAVSKQIQNSDGASVSAHHAHFMMGTSHGFMGGYPFSRHYISCAPIANEGGKKSLMQRDDWYSSSRIPGELADPAAIGKYAAERALSRLKARSLSTRRCPVIFEAPLAAGLLGGLVQAVSGGALYRRSSFLLDSLGKQVLPKHVSLFENPHLKAMTGSVPFDEEGVKTSARTVVDKGILQGYFLSTYSARKLGMKTTGNAGGSHHLTLQSRKTPKGGLPALLQAMGTGLLVTELMGQGVNYVTGDYSRGAFGYWVENGEIQYPVEGITIASNLRDMLMDIQMIGSDTLIRGTKETGSILIGSMTIGGK; this is translated from the coding sequence ATGTTTACACACTCATCAAATCAGTTTCAAGAAATCATCGATTTCATGCTCACAGAAGCCAAGAGACGGGGCGCCTCGGATGCTGTTTCCGAGGTTTCTGAAGGCCAAGGTCTCTCGGTTACCGTTCGCAAAGGCGAGGTCGAGACGATTGAGCAAAGCTTGGACAAGCAGGTTGGCGTAACAGTATTTTTAGGTCATCGTCGAGGCAATGCCAGTACTAGTGATTTCTCCAAGGATTCTTTAAAGGCGACCGTCGAGGCTGCGTACCATATTGCCCAACATACAGCCGAAGACCTGTGCGCTGGTCCCGCTGAAAAAGAGCTGCTCGAAAAACATCCACTGGATCTAGATTTATTTCATCCGTGGGATTTAGATTCGGCAACAGCAATCGATATTGCGCGTACTGCAGAAGGCGCCGCCTTTGCTGTTAGTAAGCAAATTCAAAATAGCGACGGCGCTTCGGTATCTGCGCATCATGCGCATTTTATGATGGGAACTAGTCATGGGTTTATGGGTGGCTACCCATTCTCACGCCACTATATTTCTTGTGCACCTATCGCAAATGAGGGCGGTAAAAAGTCACTAATGCAGCGAGATGATTGGTATTCCAGCTCGCGTATTCCAGGGGAGTTGGCCGATCCGGCTGCCATTGGTAAATACGCAGCAGAGCGTGCACTTTCACGTCTAAAGGCAAGATCGCTCAGTACTCGCCGTTGCCCAGTCATTTTCGAAGCCCCCTTGGCTGCTGGCCTATTGGGCGGATTAGTGCAAGCGGTATCTGGCGGTGCTCTCTATCGTCGGTCTAGTTTTCTATTGGATAGTTTAGGTAAACAAGTATTACCAAAGCATGTCAGCCTTTTTGAAAATCCTCACCTTAAGGCAATGACAGGAAGCGTCCCTTTTGATGAAGAAGGTGTGAAGACTTCGGCGAGAACCGTGGTTGATAAAGGGATTTTGCAAGGTTATTTCTTATCCACTTATTCCGCCAGAAAACTCGGAATGAAGACCACTGGTAATGCAGGAGGTTCTCATCATCTGACATTGCAGAGCCGCAAGACGCCAAAGGGAGGATTGCCAGCGCTCTTACAGGCGATGGGTACGGGTTTACTAGTTACCGAGCTTATGGGGCAGGGCGTGAACTACGTCACTGGTGATTATTCTCGTGGTGCCTTTGGTTACTGGGTAGAGAATGGCGAGATTCAATATCCGGTTGAGGGTATTACGATTGCCAGTAACCTGCGAGATATGTTGATGGATATTCAGATGATTGGTAGTGACACACTGATTCGGGGTACCAAAGAAACAGGTTCCATCTTAATTGGGTCAATGACTATTGGTGGTAAGTAA
- the mog gene encoding molybdopterin adenylyltransferase encodes MKHTEAWKRSSPNEIKIGLISISDRASKGIYTDEGIPALQLWLQTAIITPCVFHERLIADEQEVITETIVELTDDLGCDLVLTTGGTGPSRRDVTPEATIDAGTREMPGFGEQMRQISLRFVPTAILSRQTAVLREIEGHTALVINLPGQPKSIKETLEGLKDAEGKSVAPGIFAAVPYCIDLIGGPYIETDETIVKAFRPKSAIKK; translated from the coding sequence ATGAAGCATACCGAAGCTTGGAAAAGATCCTCCCCTAACGAAATTAAAATTGGCTTAATTTCGATATCCGATAGAGCGAGCAAGGGCATTTATACCGATGAGGGCATCCCTGCCCTCCAATTGTGGCTACAAACGGCCATCATTACCCCCTGCGTCTTTCATGAACGCCTCATTGCGGATGAGCAGGAGGTTATTACCGAAACGATCGTAGAGCTGACCGATGATCTTGGATGCGATTTAGTCCTCACTACAGGCGGCACAGGCCCCTCCCGAAGAGACGTCACCCCTGAGGCCACAATTGATGCTGGAACCCGGGAAATGCCCGGATTTGGCGAGCAAATGCGCCAAATTAGCCTGCGCTTTGTACCGACTGCTATTTTGTCTCGTCAAACTGCCGTTCTTCGAGAAATTGAGGGGCACACTGCCCTAGTCATTAACCTGCCGGGTCAACCCAAATCCATCAAAGAAACCCTTGAAGGTTTAAAGGATGCCGAGGGTAAATCAGTTGCTCCGGGTATCTTTGCTGCCGTCCCATACTGTATCGACCTGATCGGTGGCCCTTATATCGAGACCGATGAAACCATCGTGAAAGCTTTTAGACCCAAGAGCGCAATCAAGAAATAA
- the orn gene encoding oligoribonuclease, translating into MSEKTSTPPPKAAPANEHLIWVDMEMSGLDPEKERILEIAVIVTDAHLNTIATAPVWVIRQEDALLDAMDAWNKGTHGRSGLIDKVKASTTDEATAEAECIAFLKKYIKPGIAPMCGNTIGQDRRFMAKYMPKLETFFHYRNIDVSTLKELCKRWHPELVKGFTKKQAHTALADIEESIEELKYYREKFIVPLPE; encoded by the coding sequence ATGAGTGAAAAAACAAGTACACCGCCGCCAAAGGCTGCGCCAGCCAATGAGCACCTAATTTGGGTGGATATGGAGATGTCTGGTCTAGATCCTGAAAAAGAGCGCATTTTGGAAATTGCTGTGATCGTGACCGATGCGCATCTGAATACCATTGCCACTGCTCCTGTTTGGGTGATCCGCCAGGAGGATGCCTTACTAGATGCGATGGATGCCTGGAATAAGGGCACTCACGGCCGCTCTGGCCTAATTGACAAGGTCAAGGCCTCAACAACGGATGAGGCTACTGCTGAAGCTGAATGTATTGCCTTTTTGAAAAAATATATTAAGCCCGGTATTGCGCCAATGTGTGGCAATACGATTGGTCAGGATAGACGCTTTATGGCGAAGTACATGCCAAAGCTAGAGACCTTCTTTCATTATCGAAATATTGACGTTTCAACACTCAAAGAGCTCTGCAAGCGTTGGCATCCTGAATTGGTGAAGGGTTTCACTAAAAAGCAGGCGCATACCGCCTTGGCTGATATTGAGGAGTCTATTGAAGAGCTTAAGTACTATCGGGAAAAGTTTATCGTGCCTTTGCCAGAGTAA